A genomic window from Gambusia affinis linkage group LG16, SWU_Gaff_1.0, whole genome shotgun sequence includes:
- the siva1 gene encoding apoptosis regulatory protein Siva, with the protein MPKRTCPFPESFSSQYKIHIGQREINSYGVFGNKYRQEIYEKTKNLLFNGAKAVVGKIWTGEEKCPDSQFKEQHAACSQTLLRGQTLIGQDGKLTRTNAVQGVPAAPTGCCVCHKNQGPRTLCSQCDKLACASCARQCSSCCSLCCSVCTIIDYSGPYDEVLCCSCST; encoded by the exons ATGCCCAAACGAACTTGTCCTTTTCCTGAATCCTTCTCTTCCCAGTACAAAATACACATCGGGCAGCGGGAGATAAACAGTTACGGAgtgtttggaaataaatataGGCAAGAAATATACG aaaagacaaagaaccTGCTTTTCAATGGTGCAAAAGCTGTAGTGGGGAAAATATGGACTGGAGAGGAGAAGTGCCCAGATTCACAGTTTAAAGAACAACACGCTGCATGCAGTCAGACACTCCTGAGAGGACAGACACTTATTGGCCAGGATGGGAAACTCACAAGAACAAATGCTGTACAAG GTGTGCCGGCGGCTCCCACAGGCTGCTGTGTTTGTCATAAAAATCAGGGTCCCAGGACGCTGTGTTCCCAGTGTGACAAACTGGCTTGTGCTTCTTGTGCCAGACAGtgttccagctgctgcagcctgtgCTGCTCCGTCTGCACCATCATAGA TTACAGTGGACCATACGATGAAGTGCTATGCTGCAGCTGTTCGACATAA
- the zbtb42 gene encoding zinc finger and BTB domain-containing protein 18.2 encodes MEFPDHSRQLLQCLSQQRHQGFLCDCTVLVGEARFKAHRAVLASCSMYFHLFYRDQLYKRDVVYLNSDIVTAPAFSLLLEFMYEGKLEFSALPVEDVLAAASYLHMYDIVKVCKGKLKDKELSSLDEKLGEGLGLGCVDRENSSDGELHCKQLIQRHIQGLHRAPPAEDFDTDNCEVRLAVTDSDRSMQSRQKANGHSGRSPDLVGVNYMSAEAETCVQTAGKTKADVSSSTILLSQRSCASDDMDCALDLSFKPLSSRDLLHPSYVSGQLALDSQQQGTEPLVKDEHDLLSEQEDSEPMSPESQRFGNSARSSVVTGFAALFPGNNGATAALLSKEEDLMDEEGEACGRREGAPGSEPDRRGGLLGNSEEEEEDDLASSDISTSSGVLLPPGQQVCVCPLCSKVFLSPHVLQLHLSSHFREKDGARSKLSPDGSVPTCMQCNKTFSCMYTLKRHERTHSGEKPFTCGQCGKSFQYSHNLSRHAVVHTREKPHACKWCERRFTQSGDLYRHIRKFHCGLVKTLAIG; translated from the coding sequence ATGGAGTTCCCAGACCATAGCCGCCAGTTGCTGCAATGCCTGAGTCAGCAGCGTCACCAAGGCTTCCTCTGTGACTGCACTGTTCTCGTCGGGGAGGCTCGGTTCAAAGCGCACAGAGCTGTGCTGGCCTCCTGCAGCATGTACTTCCACCTCTTCTACAGGGACCAGCTGTACAAAAGGGACGTTGTGTATCTCAACAGTGACATTGTGACGGCTCCGGCTTTCAGTCTCCTCCTTGAATTTATGTATGAGGGGAAGCTGGAGTTTAGTGCGCTCCCCGTGGAGGATGTTCTGGCCGCAGCCAGCTACCTCCACATGTATGATATAGTGAAAGTCTGCAAAGGCAAACTTAAAGATAAGGAACTTTCCTCCCTGGATGAGAAGTTAGGGGAGGGCCTGGGACTTGGCTGCGTAGACAGGGAGAACTCCTCAGATGGTGAGCTGCACTGTAAGCAACTCATTCAGCGACATATTCAGGGGCTCCATAGGGCCCCCCCAGCAGAAGACTTTGACACAGACAACTGTGAAGTCAGGCTGGCTGTCACTGATTCTGATAGGTCCATGCAGAGCAGGCAGAAGGCGAACGGTCACTCTGGCAGGTCCCCGGACCTTGTAGGTGTCAATTATATGTCAGCGGAGGCCGAGACCTGCGTCCaaacagctggaaaaacaaaagctgatgTCAGTAGCTCCACCATATTGCTGTCCCAGAGGTCCTGCGCTTCAGATGACATGGACTGTGCGCTGGATTTGTCTTTCAAGCCTCTGTCTAGCAGAGATCTCTTACACCCCTCCTACGTCTCGGGACAGCTGGCCCTCGACAGCCAGCAGCAGGGCACTGAGCCACTTGTTAAAGACGAACACGACTTGCTGTCAGAGCAGGAGGACAGTGAGCCGATGAGCCCTGAGAGCCAGCGCTTTGGGAATAGTGCCAGGAGCTCAGTGGTGACAGGGTTCGCTGCCCTCTTCCCAGGCAACAACGGTGCTACAGCCGCCCTGCTCTCAAAGGAGGAGGACCTGATGGACGAGGAGGGGGAGGCATGCGGGAGGCGGGAGGGCGCCCCAGGCAGCGAGCCGGACAGGAGGGGCGGGCTCCTGGGGAACAgcgaagaagaggaagaggacgaCCTGGCCTCCTCCGACATCTCCACCTCCAGCGGGGTGCTTCTACCTCCGGGGcaacaggtgtgtgtgtgtcccctCTGCAGCAAAGTCTTCCTCAGCCCCCACGTGCTGCAGCTGCACCTCAGTTCGCACTTCCGTGAGAAGGACGGCGCCCGCTCCAAGCTGTCCCCGGACGGTTCCGTCCCCACGTGCATGCAGTGCAACAAGACCTTCTCGTGCATGTACACCCTGAAACGCCATGAGCGCACCCACTCTGGAGAGAAGCCTTTCACCTGCGGCCAGTGTGGCAAGAGCTTCCAGTACTCCCACAACCTGAGTCGGCACGCAGTGGTTCATACGCGTGAGAAGCCTCACGCCTGTAAATGGTGTGAGCGGCGCTTCACCCAGTCTGGGGACCTTTACCGCCACATCAGGAAGTTTCACTGTGGCCTTGTCAAAACTCTTGCCATTGGATAA